One genomic segment of Erythrolamprus reginae isolate rEryReg1 chromosome 2, rEryReg1.hap1, whole genome shotgun sequence includes these proteins:
- the PRELID1 gene encoding PRELI domain-containing protein 1, mitochondrial — MGKYFLTLSVLKGPWDQVFTAFWQRYPNPYSKHVLTEDILHREVTDDQKLLSRRLLTKTNRMPRWAEHFFPPNAGRHVYILEDSIVDLQNRTMTTFTWNINHARLMVVEERCVYRENPENNSWTEVKREAWVSSRLFGVSRAIQEFGLARFKSNVTKTTKGFEYVLSKMQGEAPSKTLVETAKETAKAVTEKAKDFAGKAATTKKQQYV, encoded by the exons ATGGGGAAGTACTTCCTGACCCTGAGCGTCCTGAAAGGGCCTTGGGACCaagtcttcacagccttttggcaGCGCTACCCGAACCCTTACAG CAAGCATGTCCTAACAGAAGATATCTTACACCGAGAGGTGACTGATGACCAGAAACTGCTGTCCAGGAGGCTCCTAACCAAAACCAACCGGATGCCACGTTGGGCGGAGCACTTCTTTCCACCCAATGCTGGCCGCCATGTCTATATCCTAGAAGATTCCATTGTGGACCTACAGAATCGAACCATGACCACGTTCACCTGGAACATTAATCATGCACGTCTTATG GTAGTGGAGGAGCGCTGTGTTTACAGAGAAAACCCAGAAAACAATAGCTGGACAGAAGTCAAGCGGGAAGCCTGGGTCTCCTCCCGTCTCTTTGGCGTTTCACGTGCTATCCAG GAATTTGGCTTGGCTAGATTCAAGAGCAATGTGACCAAGACTACTAAAGGTTTTGAGTACGTGCTGAGCAAAATGCAAG GTGAAGCACCATCTAAAACACTAGTGGAAACGGCCAAGGAGACTGCCAAGGCAGTCACTGAGAAGGCAAAAGACTTTGCTGGCAAGGCAGCTACTACAAAAAAGCAACAGTACGTGTGA